In the Myxococcota bacterium genome, one interval contains:
- a CDS encoding mechanosensitive ion channel, with amino-acid sequence MDISNLLETLQGRLGETLPSLLGAIAILLVGWFVALVLRAGLRRALGAVGLNERVQSATGNALDVERGASQVSYYGVLVVTLIAFFNALKLELVSGSLQTLVDQFFVYAPRLLAGGVLLLVGWVIAALARSVATQALAATSLDEKLSRQADMAPVSQSLGHVLYWLILLLFLPAVLGALEMEGLLDPVRSMVDQILAMLPSVLGAGIIGAIGWFVARILRDLVTNLLSATGVDGWGARAGLSGNTTLSGLAGLVVYVFVFVPALIAALDTLAIESISGPAREMLAAFMDAIPRVFGAGVILGVAYVVSRFVADLTTNLLGGVGFDALPERLGLAPVVPDSVRPSEGVGRLVIFFVMLFAVVEAAGRLGFDQVAELVSVLIEFGAQVLLGLVIIAVGFWISNQARDAVVRVGGDGAPAMAGVARFAILGIVVAMGLRAMGLADDIVNLAFGLTLGAVAVAVALSFGLGGREAAGRQMEHWLSQLRRD; translated from the coding sequence ATGGACATCTCGAACCTGCTCGAAACGCTGCAGGGTCGGCTCGGCGAAACGTTGCCCAGCCTGCTCGGCGCGATCGCCATCCTGCTGGTCGGTTGGTTCGTCGCCCTCGTCTTGCGCGCGGGTCTGCGTCGCGCCCTCGGCGCCGTCGGCCTGAACGAGCGCGTGCAGAGCGCGACCGGCAACGCCCTCGACGTCGAGCGCGGCGCCTCCCAGGTCAGCTACTACGGCGTGCTCGTCGTCACGCTGATCGCGTTCTTCAATGCGCTCAAACTCGAGCTGGTGTCGGGGTCGCTGCAGACCCTCGTCGACCAGTTCTTCGTCTACGCGCCCCGGCTGCTGGCCGGCGGCGTCTTGCTGCTGGTGGGCTGGGTGATCGCTGCGCTCGCGCGCAGCGTCGCCACCCAGGCCCTCGCCGCCACCTCCCTCGACGAGAAGCTCTCCCGCCAGGCCGACATGGCCCCGGTCAGCCAGAGCCTGGGCCACGTGCTCTACTGGCTGATCCTGCTGCTCTTCCTGCCCGCCGTGCTCGGCGCGCTCGAGATGGAAGGCCTGCTCGATCCGGTCCGGTCGATGGTGGACCAGATCCTGGCCATGCTGCCCAGCGTGCTCGGCGCCGGGATCATCGGCGCGATCGGTTGGTTCGTGGCGCGCATCCTGCGCGACCTCGTGACCAACCTGCTCTCGGCGACGGGTGTCGACGGTTGGGGCGCACGCGCCGGTCTGTCGGGGAACACCACGCTCTCGGGCCTGGCCGGTCTGGTCGTGTACGTGTTCGTGTTCGTCCCCGCCCTGATCGCCGCGCTCGACACGCTCGCCATCGAATCGATCTCGGGACCCGCCCGCGAGATGCTGGCCGCGTTCATGGACGCCATTCCCCGCGTCTTCGGCGCCGGCGTGATCCTGGGCGTGGCCTACGTGGTGTCGCGCTTCGTCGCCGATCTCACGACGAACCTGCTCGGCGGCGTCGGCTTCGATGCGCTGCCCGAGCGCCTCGGGCTCGCGCCCGTGGTTCCGGACAGCGTGCGGCCGTCCGAGGGCGTCGGTCGCCTCGTGATCTTCTTCGTGATGCTCTTCGCGGTGGTCGAAGCCGCTGGCCGGCTCGGCTTCGACCAGGTCGCCGAGCTGGTGAGCGTGCTCATCGAGTTCGGCGCGCAGGTGCTCCTCGGCCTGGTGATCATCGCGGTCGGCTTCTGGATCTCGAACCAGGCCCGCGACGCGGTGGTCCGCGTGGGAGGCGACGGCGCACCGGCGATGGCCGGCGTGGCCCGCTTCGCGATCCTCGGCATCGTGGTCGCGATGGGTCTGCGCGCGATGGGCCTCGCCGACGACATCGTGAACCTCGCCTTCGGGTTGACGCTGGGCGCCGTAGCCGTCGCCGTCGCCCTCTCGTTCGGGCTGGGCGGCCGCGAAGCCGCCGGGCGCCAGATGGAGCATTGGCTGAGCCAGCTCCGCCGGGACTGA
- a CDS encoding phytanoyl-CoA dioxygenase family protein: protein MSIPSFPADAKVEEVAHALGEAGCVVITGLVDTAMRERVRSELADPLANAAVGNDEDPTQFYPGKTRRITALVTQSPTVGELVLHPHSTALCDRFLTPNSEFGYQLHVTAALEVGPGARRQILHREEDSFTFFPPPRPNLIVASMWAISDFRADNGGTLLVPGSHRWPESRKATEDEVVAAEMPAGSVLFWLGGTLHGAGANVSSDWRTGVILTYSCGWLRQEENQYLDTPPEVARKLPPALRDIIGYRMYQALGFSVNPHVGARPD from the coding sequence ATGTCCATTCCGAGCTTCCCGGCTGACGCCAAGGTCGAAGAGGTCGCCCACGCACTCGGCGAGGCCGGCTGTGTGGTCATCACCGGACTCGTCGACACGGCGATGCGCGAGCGGGTCCGAAGCGAGTTGGCCGATCCGCTCGCCAACGCGGCGGTGGGCAACGACGAGGATCCCACCCAGTTCTATCCGGGAAAGACGCGGCGCATCACGGCCCTCGTGACCCAGTCCCCGACTGTGGGCGAGCTCGTATTGCACCCGCACAGCACGGCGCTCTGCGATCGGTTCCTGACACCGAACAGTGAGTTCGGCTACCAGCTCCACGTGACCGCGGCCCTCGAAGTCGGGCCCGGCGCGCGTCGCCAGATCCTGCACCGCGAGGAAGACTCGTTCACCTTCTTTCCGCCCCCGCGCCCCAACCTGATCGTCGCCAGCATGTGGGCCATCAGCGACTTCCGGGCGGACAACGGCGGCACCCTCCTGGTGCCCGGCAGCCACCGCTGGCCCGAATCGCGCAAGGCCACCGAAGACGAAGTGGTGGCGGCCGAGATGCCGGCCGGCTCGGTCCTGTTCTGGTTGGGCGGGACGCTCCACGGCGCGGGCGCCAACGTCTCGAGCGACTGGCGCACCGGCGTGATCCTCACCTACTCCTGCGGCTGGCTGCGCCAGGAAGAGAACCAGTACCTCGACACGCCGCCGGAGGTCGCGCGCAAGCTGCCGCCCGCCCTGCGCGACATCATCGGCTACCGCATGTACCAGGCGCTCGGCTTCTCGGTGAACCCGCACGTCGGGGCCCGTCCGGACTGA